In the Mastacembelus armatus chromosome 17, fMasArm1.2, whole genome shotgun sequence genome, one interval contains:
- the twsg1a gene encoding twisted gastrulation protein homolog 1-A, with protein sequence MRPGQLILPTAAAVFLFLLSGLSLTSGCNKALCASDVSKCLIQELCQCRPSDGNCSCCKECMLCLGNLWEECCDCVGMCNPKNYSDSPATSKSTVEELHRPIPSLFRALTEGDAPINMMVVSFPVAEELSHHENLVSFLESLDNQHQNVSVPGNSIHTSYDTQENMCTVVYFDDCVSIRQCKLYCESMGGSKYRWFHNACCQCIGPECVDYGSKAVKCMNCLF encoded by the exons ATGAGGCCTGGTCAGCTGATCCTTCCCACCGCTGCCGCcgttttcctcttcctcctctcaggGTTGTCTCTGACATCCGGCTGCAACAAGGCCCTCTGTGCGAGCGATGTCAGCAAGTGCCTCATACAG gAGCTGTGTCAGTGTCGTCCTTCCGACGGGAACTGCTCCTGCTGTAAAGAGTGCATGCTGTGCCTGGGGAACCTTTGGGAAGAGTGCTGCGACTGTGTGG GGATGTGTAACCCCAAGAACTACAGCGACTCTCCGGCCACGTCAAAGAGCACCGTGGAGGAGCTTCACCGCCCGATCCCTTCGCTGTTCCGTGCCCTCACAGAAGGCGACGCACCGATCAACATGATGGTGGTGTCCTTCCCTGTCGCCGAGGAGCTCTCGCATCACGAGAACCTGGTGTCTTTCCTGGAGTCACTGGACAACCAGCACCAGAATGTGTCTGTGCCTGGCAACAGCATCCACACCAGCTACGACACTCAAG aaaacatGTGCACTGTGGTCTACTTTGATGACTGCGTGTCGATCCGTCAGTGCAAACTTTACTGTGAGTCAATGGGAGGATCCAAGTACCGCTGGTTTCATAACGCCTGTTGCCAGTGCATCGGGCCTGAGTGCGTAGACTATGGCAGCAAGGCTGTGAAGTGCATGAACTGTCTCTTCTGA